Proteins encoded in a region of the Limanda limanda chromosome 17, fLimLim1.1, whole genome shotgun sequence genome:
- the si:dkeyp-69e1.8 gene encoding GTPase IMAP family member 7 gives MSAAAPQSELRLVVLGRTGPGQSPAGCTILGLQDSEQGPDQVESQECKHRGEAADRQLVVVSGPAWFSSGFSPEDRRRHISSFISLSSPGPHAFLLCVPVNQPTDGEDKALDALTKLFGPSALSRHTIILFTHTEELEEDEHLDEYLVTWRKDLQELVDRCGGRYHTLETRSGEEAGERDAVQELLEKVEQMVKESETRHLSCPLYDQAEERVRERQVEVVRRRRAEELASPTNSQPEEDVTEEELESVRDKAERSAGVLELDLDDIFPSTSVTPSPPSFLQGLWEKLRDWVKWLPRLVRREALLGALVGLFMGGPFGGMLGATVGSVATEVGRRKTQKTK, from the exons ATGTCAGCCGCTGCTCCACAGTCAG AGCTgaggctggtggtgctgggccGAACCGGACCAGGACAGAGCCCGGCAGGCTGCACCATCCTGGGCCTGCAAGACTCAGAGCAGGGCCCGGACCAGGTGGAGAGCCAGGAGTgtaaacacagaggagaagctgcagacagacag CTTGTGGTCGTCTCCGGTCCGGCCTGGTTCAGCTCCGGCTTCAGCCCTGAGGACAGAAGAAGACacatctcctccttcatctccttgtCAAGCCCGGGGCCACATGCCTTCCTGCTCTGTGTCCCAGTGAACCAGCCGACTGATGGAGAAGACAAGGCTCTGGATGCCTTGACCAAGCTGTTCGGCCCGTCTGCGCTCAGCAGACACACCATCATTCTCTTCACCCACacggaggagctggaggaggacgagcaTCTGGACGAATACCTGGTCACGTGGCGCAAAGACCTCCAGGAGCTGGTGGACAGATGCGGTGGCCGCTACCACACCCTGGAGACCCGCAGCGGAGAAGAGGCCGGGGAGAGGGACGCTgttcaggagctgctggagaaggtGGAGCAGATGGTGAAGGAGAGCGAGACGCGTCACCTGAGCTGCCCTCTGTACGACCAGGctgaggagagggtgagggagcggcaggtggaggtggtgagACGGAGGAGAGCCGAGGAGCTGGCGTCTCCCACCAACTCCCAGCCGGAGGAGGACGTcacggaggaggagctggaatcAGTCCGAGACAAAGCAGAGAGGAGCGCCGGCGTCCTGGAGTTGGACCTAGATGATATCTTCCCGTCCACCAGCGTCacgccctcccccccctccttcctccaggGCCTGTGGGAGAAGCTGAGGGACTGGGTGAAGTGGCTGCCTCGACTGGTGAGGAGGGAGGCCCTGCTGGGGGCCCTGGTCGGCCTGTTTATGGGGGGGCCGTTCGGCGGCATGCTGGGGGCCACTGTGGGTTCAGTGGCCACTGAGGTGGGcagaaggaaaacacagaaaactaaATAA
- the ankrd54 gene encoding ankyrin repeat domain-containing protein 54, with the protein MDGWSPIAAAASDNDPSSSEGEYMVEPGPEPREAAAREDRMEDPGSAAVGFGMSSIGEGKVVLGRVGPRDDKELRYLHLLWEPGRAELSVPGGGATKLGKVAGGSRARRQHRAGRSLGPIGKDVYAVKRLREAANSNDIDTVRKLLQDDIDPCVADDKGRTALHFSSCNGNENIVQLLLSHGADPNQRDSLGNTPLHLAACTNHVPVITTLLRGGARVDALDRAGRTPLHLARSKLNILQEGDSRSLETLRGEVTQIIQMLREYLNLMGQSEAKERLEHISTQLQHTRTKEQVDEVTDLLASFTSLSLQKQNLGDR; encoded by the exons ATGGACGGCTGGAGCCCGATCGCAGCAGCCGCCTCGGACAACGACCCGTCCAGCTCCGAGGGGGAGTACATGGTGGAGCCGGGACCCGAGCCCCGGGAGGCGGCGGCCCGGGAGGACCGGATGGAGGACCCGGGCTCGGCTGCGGTCGGCTTCGGGATGAGCAGCATCGGGGAGGGGAAGGTGGTTCTGGGTCGAGTCGGACCGAGGGACGATAAAGAACTCCGGTACCTGCACCTGCTGTGGGAACCGGGACGAGCCGAGCTCAGTGTCCCCGGTGGAGGGGCCACCAAGCTGGGGAAGGTGGCGGGGGGTAGCCGGGCCAGGAGACAGCACCGAGCCGGGAGGAGCCTGGGGCCCATCGGGAAGGATGTGTACG CTGTGAAAAGACTGAGGGAAGCAGCCAACAGTAATGATATTGACACAG TTCGAAAACTCCTGCAGGACGACATAGACCCGTGTGTAGCCGACGACAAGGGAAGGACAGCTCttcatttctcctcctgcaATGGCAACGAGAACATCG TGCAATTGTTGCTGAGCCACGGCGCTGACCCCAACCAGCGAGACAGTCTGGGAAATACCCCCCTCCATCTGG cggCCTGTACAAACCATGTGCCTGTAATCACCACATTgctgagaggag GCGCCCGTGTGGACGCCCTCGACCGAGCAGGCAGGACCCCGCTGCATCTCGCTCGCTCCAAGCTCAACATTCTGCAGGAGGGAGATTCTCGCAGCTTAGAAACCCTGAGAGGGGAAGTcacacag ATTATTCAAATGCTGAGGGAATACCTGAACTTAATGGGCCAGAGTGAAGCTAAAGAGAGGCTGGAACACATCTccacacagctgcagcacacACGCACCAAAGAGCAG GTGGATGAGGTGACGGATTTATTGGCCAGTTTTACATCGCTCAGTCTACAGAAACAGAATTTGGGGGATAGGTAG
- the foxred2 gene encoding FAD-dependent oxidoreductase domain-containing protein 2, producing the protein MDSNLPCLLLFVLVGWVESSSDNVTRHFDYCVLGAGPSGLQMGHFLSKAKRDYIILERNAGPGSFFHKYPRHRKLISINKIHTGRQNQEFNLRHDWNSLLSDRRDLLFKRVSSEFYPPADAYPLYLSLFEKELGLRVRYGVDIGRIRATQSATGRSYVLTDQHASDYKCSVLLVATGLWVPQQVEFVGSELVEGYESISTNPDDYRDQAVLILGKGNSAFETAQSIMGRASRVHMLSSSPVRLAWQTHYVGDLRAVNNELLDTYQLKSLDGLVEAQLEKMVIVQRKEEGRRRSGGNKTEKKKKKRHLYLTLNKYIQNQEKRNRSDATAEELPAYHIDNFSMRKSYDRVIRCLGFRFNFSVFDSSACPPNSENAKGRLPGVTAWYEGKKTPGLFVLGTAAHSRDHRQSAGGFIHGFRYTARAVHRVLEHRYHGNPWSSTKLLTTQLQSWILKRAGEASGTYQMFEVLGDVILLRGSHCQYVEEFPVQALPQFSALSGHEVSGQGLIVLVMQYGKKKIDFLGRNRAETDWTKAWKSNFLHPVLYYYDKLPTEEEIKLRPSGWPLPRPKALHHMVEDFLTEWDSPISHIQPLRRFLEHCVQTDLRAFYAESCFRWTLTHRKPPLFCQQGYLKQQGVVHDSRLWQHAHDAGLMPTEQDAGTSGADPAFPSYLAHTGAAVSSGLKLDL; encoded by the exons ATGGATTCGAAccttccttgtctcctcctATTTGTGTTGGTCGGCTGGGTCGAATCCTCCTCTGATAATGTCACCCGGCACTTTGATTACTGCGTCCTGGGGGCCGGGCCTTCAGGACTGCAGATGGGACACTTCCTGTCCAAAGCTAAAAGAGACTACATCATCCTGGAGAGGAACGCAGGGCCGGGCAGCTTCTTCCACAA gtATCCCAGGCACAGGAAGCTCATAAGCATTAACAAGATCCACACAGGAAGGCAGAACCAGGAGTTCAACCTGCGCCACGACTGGAACTCGCTGCTGAGCGACAGACGCGACCTCCTGTTCAAGCGGGTGAGCAGCGAGTTCTACCCTCCAGCCGACGCCTACCCGCTGTACCTGTCCCTGTTTGAGAAGGAGCTCGGGCTGAGGGTGCGTTACGGCGTGGACATCGGAAGAATCAGGGCCACGCAGTCGGCCACCGGCAGGAGCTACGTCCTCACTGATCAACATGCATCTGACTACAAATGCAG tgtcCTCCTGGTGGCCACAGGCCTGTGGgttcctcagcaggtggagttCGTCGGCTCTGAGCTGGTTGAGGGATATGAGTCCATCTCCACCAACCCTGACGACTACAGGGACCAGGCCGTGCTCATTCTGGGGAAGGGGAACTCTGCTTTTGAAACGGCCCAGAGCATCATGGGACGGGCGAGCCGGGTGCACATGCTGAGTTCCAGCCCCGTTCGACTGGCGTGGCAGACGCATTATGTCGGAGACCTCAG AGCTGTGAACAATGAGCTGCTGGACACGTACCAGCTGAAGTCTCTTGATGGTTTGGTGGAGGCTCAGCTGGAGAAAATGGTTATCGTTCAGCGAAAGGAGGAGGGCAGGAGGAGATCAGGAGGAAAtaagacagagaagaagaagaagaagagacactTGTACCTGACTCTCAACAAGTACATACAGAACCAGGAGAAGAGGAACCGCTCTGATGCGACTGCAGAGGAGCTGCCAGCGTATCACATAGACAACTTCTCCATGAGAAAATCCTACGACCGTGTGATTCGATGCCTTGGGTTTCGATTCAACTTCAGCGTATTTGACAG CTCCGCCTGCCCACCAAACAGTGAGAATGCAAAAGGGAGGTTGCCGGGGGTGACGGCCTGGTATGAAGGGAAGAAGACCCCCGGCTTGTTTGTGCTGGGAACTGCTGCTCACTCCAGAGACCACCGCCAGTCTGCCGGCGGCTTCATCCACGGGTTCCGTTACACAG CACGAGCTGTTCATCGCGTACTTGAACACCGCTACCATGGCAACCCCTGGTCATCCACAAAGCTGTTGACCACGCAGCTGCAGTCCTGGATCCTGAAGCGGGCCGGCGAGGCCTCTGGGACGTACCAAATGTTTGAGGTGCTCGGGGATGTTATACTTCTTCGAGG CTCTCACTGTCAATACGTGGAGGAGTTTCCAGTCCAGGCGCTGCCTCAGTTCTCAGCTCTCTCGGGTCATGAGGTGTCCGGCCAGGGACTGATCGTCCTCGTCATGCAGTACGGGAAGAAGAAGATCGATTTCCTGGGGCGCAACAGGGCGGAAACCGACTGGACCAAAGCCTGGAAATCCAACTTCCTGCACCCTGTTTTATACTATTACGACAAACTTCCTACTG aggaaGAAATTAAGCTGCGTCCCAGTGGCTGGCCGCTGCCCAGGCCTAAGGCTCTTCATCACATGGTTGAAGACTTCCTCACAGAATGGGACAGTCCCATATCTCACATCCAGCCTCTGCGGCGCTTCCTGGAGCACTGTGTCCAGACCGACCTCAGGGCCTTCTATGCAG AATCGTGTTTCCGTTGGACCCTCACCCACCGCAAGCCGCCGCTGTTCTGTCAGCAGGGATACTTGAAGCAGCAGGGTGTGGTTCACGACAGTCGGCTGTGGCAGCACGCACACGACGCTGGACTGATGCCCACCGAGCAGGACGCCGGCACATCGGGCGCCGACCCAGCGTTCCCCAGCTACCTGGCACATACTGGAGCCGCTGTGTCTTCAGGACTGAAACTTGACCTCTGA
- the hmgxb4a gene encoding HMG domain-containing protein 4a, whose amino-acid sequence MAFEEIKSKGGMDVGMEGDRGLVAGRSQREKRRSYKDLLREEEEMAAQVRKSSSKKRPKDSELFMLGGDSHKKKKKHSDEHYYRDHDGSGPTSHKKKHKSADRSPTLSSPSSSLPTDTAMGLLQAITSPLATGSEPSPHLHKKPSYPPVSSHSSKDRKREGNSSSGSKGSHSLSHSRPVSSSSSSSKKHSSSSSKSSLFHGGAPKEEPLTLREADGLKMKLIMSPEKEEGESFPFTPHSSKGGVKKEKERDRSQPSKSSKKKQQQSRDPLPVVGKEVEVEGHYGGGMGDDSSSSGAELEAGELIIDDTYTHMAKKKKKSKKSKKKKDKEKDRDKEKSGKDKKHSKGFGDSSKSHGHSHPTVTHSAVGPMYAMGAPIPPHHHQGSDGIPEKKKKKEEKDRDKHDKDKEKPKKKNTTAYQVFCKEYRVNINAEQPGLVFGELSKRLAEVWKAMPEKDKLVWRQKAQYLQHKQNKAEATTIKHKSSTESKSKVVATGTGIVSPSRAPGTLSLSPARIPEVDPIDAAAHLQLLGESLSLIGHRLQETEGMVAVSGSLSVLLDSILCALGPLTCLTAQIPQLNGCPRNVLSNTLDNIAYIMPGL is encoded by the exons ATGGCTTTTGAGGAGATCAAGAGTAAAGGAGGAATGG ATGtggggatggagggagacagGGGCCTTGTTGCTGGTcggagccagagagagaagaggaggtcgTACAAGGATCTGctaagagaggaagaggagatggcTGCTCAGGTCCGAAAGTCGTCTTCCAAGAAGCGACCCAAG GATTCAGAACTTTTCATGCTGGGAGGGGATTCgcataagaagaagaagaaacacagcGATGAGCACTATTACAGAG ACCACGATGGTTCAGGTCCAACTTCTCACAAGAAGAAGCACAAGTCTGCCGACCGCTCCCCGACCCTGTCGTCCCCGTCGTCCTCCCTCCCGACAGACACAGCGATGGGCCTCCTTCAGGCCATCACCTCTCCCTTGGCGACGGGATCAGAACCCAGCCCACACTTACACAAGAAACCCTCCTACCCGCCCGTCTCCTCACATTCCTCCAAGGACCGCAAACGTGAGGGCAACAGCAGTAGTGGAAGCAAAGGAagccactccctctctcactcgcGCCCCGtgtcttcctcgtcctcttcttccAAGAagcactcctcctcttcttccaagTCCTCCCTGTTCCACGGTGGAGCTCCCAAAGAGGAGCCGCTGACGTTGCGTGAGGCAGACGGGCTGAAGATGAAGCTCATCATGTCGCCGGAGAAGGAGGAAGGCGAGAGCTTCCCGTTCACGCCGCACTCATCCAAAGGAGGcgtgaagaaggagaaggagagagacaggtcgcAGCCCTCCAAGTCGTccaagaagaagcagcagcagagtcgaGATCCACTGCCTGTGGTGGGAAAGGAGGTGGAGGTAGAAG GTCATTACGGAGGAGGAATGGGAGATGATAGTTCTTCATCTGGGGCCGAGCTGGAGGCTGGAGAGTTGATCATAGatgatacatacacacatatggcgaaaaagaagaagaagagcaagaaaagcaagaagaaaaaagacaaggaGAAGGACAGGGATAAGGAAAAAAGTGGGAAAGATAAGAAGCACAGCAAAGGATTTGGAG ATTCCTCAAAGAGCCACGGCCACTCCCATCCCACTGTCACTCACAGTGCTGTCGGCCCAATGTATGCTATGGGCGCTCCTATCCCTCCACACCACCATCAAGGCAGTGACGgaataccagagaagaagaagaagaaagaggagaaagacaggGACAAGCATGACAAAGATAAAGAGAAG CccaagaagaagaacacaacAGCCTATCAGGTGTTTTGTAAAGAGTACAGAGTCAACATCAACGCCGAACAGCCAGGACTAG TCTTTGGTGAACTAAGCAAGAGGTTGGCAGAGGTGTGGAAGGCGATGCCCGAGAAAGACAAACTC GTCTGGAGGCAGAAGGCTCAGTAtctgcagcacaaacagaacaaagcCGAGGCCACGACGATCAAACACAAGAGCTCCACCGAGAGCAAAAGCAAAG TTGTAGCAACAGGAACCGGGATTGTGTCGCCGAGCAGAGCCCCCGGCACCTTGTCCCTGTCCCCTGCCCGAATCCCAGAGGTGGATCCCATTGATGCAGCAGCTCACCTGCAGCTACTGGGAGAGTCCCTGTCCCTGATTGGGCATCGACTACAGGAAACAGAG gGGATGGTGGCCGTGTCCGGGAGCCTGTCTGTACTTCTGGACTCCATCTTGTGTGCGCTGGGGCCACTGACCTGTCTCACAGCACAGATACCACAGCTAAACGGCTGTCCTCGAAACGTCCTG TCGAATACATTGGACAACATCGCCTACATCATGCCTGGACTGTGA